A window from Polynucleobacter sp. MWH-UH25E encodes these proteins:
- the argJ gene encoding bifunctional glutamate N-acetyltransferase/amino-acid acetyltransferase ArgJ encodes MTVNLPLPQKADLKPVKGFAMGIAEAGIKKTNRKDLLVMTLTPGSQVAGVFTLNRFCAAPVQVCREHLAQDGAKGEIRALVVNTGNANAGTGEQGMKHALETCQALAKELKLNPEQILPFSTGVILEPLPIQKIISALPKAVANLGEDHWFDAAEAIMTTDTQPKASSVTVQTPAGPVVLTGICKGAGMIHPNMATMLGFIATDAGFAPGLLAELTREVADLSFNAITIDGDTSTNDSFIIMATGQSTVSIQSTSDPSYAVVREALVALARKLAQMIVRDGEGATKFMTIEVLGGKTPEECRLVAKAVAHSPLVKIAFFASDPNLGRILAAIGYAGVQDLDVNRVQMWLGDVWVAKNGGRNPDYQETDGQRVMQASEITVKIDLGRGTASQTIWTCDLSHDYVSINADYRS; translated from the coding sequence ATGACCGTTAATTTACCCCTCCCTCAAAAAGCTGATCTGAAGCCCGTTAAAGGCTTTGCTATGGGCATTGCAGAAGCCGGCATTAAAAAGACTAATCGCAAAGATTTGCTAGTGATGACACTTACACCTGGATCGCAGGTGGCTGGCGTATTTACCCTAAATCGTTTCTGCGCTGCTCCGGTTCAGGTTTGTCGTGAGCATTTGGCGCAGGATGGTGCCAAAGGTGAAATAAGGGCTTTGGTTGTAAATACTGGCAATGCTAATGCTGGCACTGGTGAGCAGGGTATGAAGCATGCCCTAGAAACTTGTCAGGCCCTAGCTAAAGAATTAAAGCTCAACCCCGAACAGATCTTGCCATTTTCAACGGGCGTGATCTTAGAGCCATTGCCAATTCAGAAAATTATTAGCGCGCTTCCTAAGGCGGTTGCAAATCTTGGTGAGGATCACTGGTTTGATGCTGCTGAAGCCATTATGACTACCGACACTCAGCCAAAAGCGAGCTCTGTCACAGTGCAAACACCAGCCGGTCCAGTAGTGCTGACAGGTATTTGTAAAGGTGCCGGCATGATCCATCCAAATATGGCTACGATGTTGGGTTTTATTGCAACTGACGCAGGTTTTGCTCCAGGATTACTAGCTGAGCTTACACGCGAGGTTGCAGATCTTTCATTTAATGCCATCACTATTGACGGCGACACATCCACCAATGATTCTTTCATCATCATGGCAACGGGTCAATCGACGGTAAGTATTCAGTCGACAAGCGATCCCAGTTATGCAGTAGTGCGCGAAGCTCTGGTTGCTCTCGCTAGAAAATTAGCTCAAATGATTGTGCGCGATGGTGAAGGCGCAACAAAATTTATGACGATTGAAGTGCTGGGCGGCAAAACCCCAGAAGAATGTAGATTGGTTGCTAAAGCAGTAGCTCATTCACCTTTGGTCAAAATAGCTTTCTTTGCTAGTGATCCAAATTTAGGGCGGATATTAGCTGCGATCGGATATGCCGGTGTTCAGGACTTAGATGTAAACCGTGTCCAAATGTGGCTTGGTGACGTTTGGGTGGCTAAAAATGGCGGACGTAATCCGGACTATCAAGAGACAGATGGCCAGCGAGTAATGCAAGCCTCTGAAATCACGGTCAAGATCGATTTGGGTCGGGGAACTGCATCTCAAACGATATGGACATGTGATTTATCGCATGACTATGTGTCAATTAACGCAGACTATCGCTCATAA
- a CDS encoding ATP-binding protein: protein MNEKLDRLLDHLETFLPKPLTEEQWKSSTAFRWRRRDSIFGSIGFLQPVKHVADITFEDLQNIDRQRDAIRDNTKNFIQKKPANNILLTGARGTGKSSLIKASLHEFASQGLRLVEVEKEHLADLADITELLADRPERFIIFCDDLSFEDGESGYKAMKSALDGSVSAQVDNILIYATSNRRHLLPEYMKDNEGYVHSDDGEIHPGEVVEEKISLSERFGLWLSFYPPKQDEYLAIVAHWLAHFGLSTSQIEAARSEALVWALERGSRSGRVAWQFAKHWAGSHA, encoded by the coding sequence ATGAATGAAAAATTAGACCGTCTTTTAGACCATCTAGAGACTTTTTTACCTAAGCCATTAACCGAAGAGCAGTGGAAATCGTCTACCGCCTTTAGATGGCGTCGTCGAGATAGTATTTTTGGCAGCATTGGATTTTTGCAGCCTGTAAAACATGTTGCGGATATTACATTTGAAGATCTTCAAAATATCGATCGTCAACGTGATGCGATTCGAGATAACACCAAAAATTTCATACAAAAAAAGCCAGCAAATAATATTTTGCTAACTGGTGCAAGGGGCACAGGAAAGTCTTCCCTTATCAAGGCTAGTCTGCATGAATTTGCGAGCCAGGGATTGCGTTTAGTGGAGGTAGAGAAAGAACATTTAGCTGATCTCGCTGATATAACCGAGCTTCTGGCAGACCGCCCTGAACGTTTCATTATTTTCTGTGATGATTTGTCGTTTGAAGATGGCGAGTCGGGCTACAAAGCCATGAAATCAGCCTTGGATGGCTCAGTTTCAGCCCAAGTCGACAATATTCTGATCTATGCCACTTCAAATCGCCGTCATTTATTGCCTGAGTATATGAAAGATAACGAAGGCTATGTGCATAGTGATGATGGTGAAATTCATCCAGGTGAAGTCGTAGAAGAAAAAATTTCTCTTTCAGAGCGATTTGGTTTGTGGCTTTCTTTCTATCCACCAAAGCAAGACGAATATCTTGCAATCGTTGCACATTGGTTGGCACATTTTGGCCTAAGTACTTCGCAAATAGAAGCAGCTAGATCTGAAGCGCTTGTGTGGGCTTTAGAGCGCGGTTCACGTTCGGGCCGTGTAGCTTGGCAGTTTGCAAAACATTGGGCCGGCTCTCACGCATAA
- a CDS encoding NUDIX domain-containing protein, whose product MTITDRPITEVAAGILIDESGCYLLGQRPEGKPYAGYWEVPGGKIEKGESVFQALKRELHEELGIDIQSSEELTVLEHDYPHAYVRLHVSIIRSWSGAPKGCEGQALSWEILGAEKPSVEPLLPAAWPMLERLKALLT is encoded by the coding sequence GTGACAATCACTGATCGACCTATCACTGAAGTAGCGGCTGGCATCTTAATTGATGAATCTGGTTGCTATCTTTTAGGTCAACGACCAGAAGGTAAGCCATATGCCGGCTACTGGGAAGTTCCAGGAGGAAAAATTGAAAAAGGGGAATCCGTTTTTCAGGCCTTAAAGCGAGAACTTCATGAAGAGTTGGGAATTGATATCCAATCTAGTGAAGAATTAACTGTTCTTGAGCATGATTACCCGCATGCGTATGTCCGTTTGCACGTCAGCATTATTCGAAGTTGGAGTGGTGCCCCGAAGGGCTGCGAGGGGCAGGCTTTATCTTGGGAGATTTTGGGTGCTGAAAAGCCAAGTGTCGAGCCCTTGTTGCCGGCCGCTTGGCCAATGCTAGAAAGGCTAAAGGCCTTATTGACCTAG
- the zapD gene encoding cell division protein ZapD produces the protein MIVYEYPFNELVRSMLRLEYLFARFNHFIRSDDPELHHNAIAILFDLGDIGARGDIKSLLLKEFERQKYALNGLKSSQKVDQEALTQTLNEIDTVASKINQSAGRPNLMISESEWLNGIRTRLNIPGGTSPIDLPSYHAWKNSPSTERRKLLESYIAPLLPWQDACQLFLRLLRQSGEAKDVVAHSGSFQQAPSGKVYQLMRIAVEDDTLFSEISANKYLLSIRFMQSDRDKKAQPANKDVPFKLTLCQF, from the coding sequence GTGATCGTCTACGAATACCCTTTCAATGAATTAGTTCGAAGCATGCTTCGACTGGAGTATTTGTTCGCCCGCTTTAATCATTTCATTCGGTCGGATGACCCTGAATTGCATCACAATGCTATTGCCATTTTGTTTGATCTTGGCGATATCGGTGCACGCGGCGATATTAAATCTTTGCTCTTAAAAGAATTTGAGCGTCAGAAATATGCTCTAAATGGTTTGAAGTCATCACAAAAGGTTGATCAAGAAGCGCTGACACAAACCTTAAATGAAATTGATACTGTCGCATCCAAAATTAATCAATCAGCCGGCAGACCTAATTTAATGATTTCTGAGAGTGAATGGCTTAATGGCATACGCACTCGTCTAAATATTCCTGGCGGAACAAGTCCGATTGATTTGCCAAGTTATCACGCTTGGAAAAATAGTCCATCGACCGAGCGACGCAAATTATTAGAGAGTTACATTGCGCCCCTGTTGCCATGGCAAGATGCTTGTCAGTTATTTTTGCGTTTACTGCGTCAATCAGGTGAAGCAAAAGATGTTGTTGCTCACAGCGGATCTTTTCAGCAAGCACCTTCTGGAAAAGTCTACCAACTCATGCGAATTGCTGTTGAAGATGACACACTCTTCTCAGAAATTAGCGCCAATAAATATCTGCTTTCGATCCGCTTTATGCAGTCCGATCGAGACAAAAAAGCGCAACCCGCGAATAAAGACGTTCCTTTTAAACTGACACTCTGTCAGTTCTAG
- the coaE gene encoding dephospho-CoA kinase (Dephospho-CoA kinase (CoaE) performs the final step in coenzyme A biosynthesis.), which translates to MATASSSPRSEQSDLKGLKGVIPLIGLTGGIGSGKTAVSDQLGKLGAGIIDTDVIAHQITAANGSAINPIREHFGPDYIDANGALDRSKMRTLVFNKPEAKKVLEAITHPLIRQETIQQAFQQAKNGVPYLVFVVPLLLESGTWLDLIDRLVVVDCPVETQISRVMQRNNLPRAEVEKILRSQASREDRLAHADFVIENQGGLDQLIEEVNQLNQKILQIQKG; encoded by the coding sequence ATGGCCACAGCATCTTCAAGCCCTCGTTCTGAACAGTCTGACTTAAAAGGACTTAAGGGAGTCATTCCCCTTATTGGCCTCACAGGAGGAATTGGCTCCGGAAAAACTGCTGTCAGCGATCAATTAGGGAAATTAGGCGCTGGGATTATTGACACCGATGTCATTGCCCATCAAATTACCGCAGCAAATGGCTCAGCAATTAATCCTATCCGCGAGCATTTTGGCCCAGACTACATTGATGCCAATGGCGCCTTAGACCGGAGTAAGATGCGCACCCTGGTTTTTAATAAGCCAGAAGCCAAGAAGGTATTGGAAGCAATCACTCACCCGCTCATACGCCAAGAAACTATTCAACAAGCCTTCCAGCAAGCAAAAAACGGGGTGCCTTACCTCGTTTTTGTCGTTCCACTCCTTCTGGAGTCTGGCACTTGGCTGGATTTGATTGACCGATTGGTAGTGGTTGATTGCCCTGTAGAGACCCAAATTAGCAGGGTAATGCAGCGCAACAATTTACCCAGAGCCGAGGTTGAAAAAATTCTCCGATCCCAAGCCTCTCGAGAGGACCGCCTGGCTCACGCCGATTTTGTTATTGAAAATCAAGGTGGCCTCGATCAGCTGATTGAGGAAGTGAATCAGCTAAACCAAAAAATCCTCCAAATTCAGAAGGGGTAA
- a CDS encoding A24 family peptidase produces MDAFTFLVILKIALITALIFLAYIDLNSFQLPNAITIPLIAIGLIFNAVGALLYTGFASPLNSLLGAITGYTLLWTLDQTYFLIKKQHGIGLGDAKLLSALGAWLGVGAIPNILLIASISGALGGVLWLRYQKQTIHSAFPFGPFLAFAGIIELLWPQHLQALVLNSLT; encoded by the coding sequence ATGGATGCATTTACTTTCTTAGTAATACTAAAAATTGCGCTCATCACCGCACTTATTTTTCTGGCATACATTGATTTAAATTCTTTTCAATTGCCTAATGCCATCACCATTCCGCTGATTGCAATTGGATTAATCTTCAATGCGGTTGGCGCACTGCTATACACGGGGTTTGCAAGCCCCCTAAATAGCCTTCTCGGTGCAATTACTGGCTACACTCTGTTGTGGACCCTTGACCAAACGTACTTTCTGATCAAGAAACAGCATGGGATTGGCTTGGGGGATGCCAAGCTCTTGTCAGCCCTCGGGGCATGGCTTGGGGTAGGCGCCATACCAAACATTCTTCTAATTGCTTCTATCAGCGGCGCTCTTGGAGGAGTCCTGTGGCTGCGTTATCAAAAGCAAACTATTCATTCTGCGTTTCCATTTGGACCTTTTCTTGCGTTTGCTGGCATTATTGAGTTGTTATGGCCACAGCATCTTCAAGCCCTCGTTCTGAACAGTCTGACTTAA
- a CDS encoding type II secretion system F family protein yields the protein MALSAQCQLAFSEQLLTLLNAGLPLLNSVQLIQSSAPRGWQPWLEDIQSQLNKGNSFSQSLDTQGDLFAIELINLIRVSERTGNIQLALEIITQQLDAQIQLKQKIRQALTYPITTLGTSFLLLIVMMVWVIPVFKEVFDNFQADLPPATKTLILISTTTQNYFIEILIVLIACIIALLFSWNKYTYLQKKVDQWALRIPLLGKLLRVAALQYWCRTLGHLLESGLPLPDALRVTAHSSNHWISHDLSAEVFKHITRGWPLGKALQKADPKYRFFDFETLQLLHISSESGFLAKMLNKRANTLSDQLSKQLNNLGQTLEPLLIILIGIIIGGLVIILYLPIFQLGQIV from the coding sequence ATGGCACTGAGTGCGCAATGTCAATTGGCATTCTCAGAGCAGTTATTGACACTTCTTAACGCCGGGCTACCCCTTCTCAATTCTGTACAACTTATCCAGTCTAGCGCGCCCAGAGGCTGGCAGCCATGGCTTGAGGACATTCAGAGTCAACTTAATAAGGGCAATAGCTTTTCTCAAAGCTTAGATACCCAAGGTGATTTATTTGCTATTGAGTTAATTAATCTCATTCGAGTCAGTGAGCGCACAGGCAATATACAACTCGCACTTGAAATCATCACCCAGCAACTAGACGCTCAAATTCAACTCAAGCAGAAGATTAGACAAGCGCTAACTTACCCAATCACAACATTGGGAACTTCTTTTTTATTATTGATTGTGATGATGGTATGGGTGATACCCGTATTCAAAGAAGTTTTTGACAATTTTCAAGCAGATCTGCCCCCTGCCACTAAAACACTTATTCTGATTTCTACTACCACTCAAAATTACTTTATTGAAATATTGATTGTTCTCATCGCCTGCATCATCGCGCTTCTCTTCAGCTGGAACAAGTACACCTATCTACAAAAGAAAGTTGACCAATGGGCGCTTCGTATCCCCTTGCTGGGAAAGTTACTGCGGGTTGCAGCCCTTCAATACTGGTGTCGTACATTGGGTCACTTGCTAGAATCAGGCCTACCCCTTCCAGATGCACTACGAGTTACAGCCCACTCCTCCAATCACTGGATTAGTCACGATCTTAGTGCCGAGGTATTCAAACACATTACGCGTGGTTGGCCGCTAGGGAAGGCCCTCCAGAAAGCTGACCCCAAATATCGGTTCTTTGATTTTGAAACCCTTCAACTTCTGCATATTTCTAGTGAGAGTGGCTTTCTGGCAAAGATGCTTAATAAACGCGCCAATACCCTCAGCGACCAACTCAGTAAGCAACTCAATAATCTCGGGCAAACCTTAGAGCCCTTGCTAATCATTTTGATTGGAATCATTATTGGCGGTCTTGTGATAATTTTGTATCTACCAATATTTCAGTTGGGGCAAATTGTTTGA
- a CDS encoding GspE/PulE family protein, producing MISNHDESFIIRTWQEIAENALHARASDIHIEARPLSSLVRIRVDGLLQTQYEYPIEFHERLITRIKILARLDIAEKRVPQDGRLCIGFNFSKPEIDCRVSLLPTLYGEKAVIRILQSQIEELDLKKIGLLPEQLDLLQTSIAQPNGLILVTGPTGSGKTRTLYSCLNKLNQTHRNLCSIEDPIEIRLPGVNQVAYHPRAGLEFSTIIKALLRQDPDVIMIGEIRDAATANLAIQAAQTGHLVLSTLHTRDARSALPRLQSLGIERDLLESCLLCVSSQRLVRSCCIYCRKPKPHKESNQTIELCNACNGIGYLGRVGVHEVLNVKQVLNPSLAYISMSEAGVRHIHTGFIDEASLSAEVCPWH from the coding sequence TTGATCAGCAATCATGATGAATCCTTCATTATTCGTACTTGGCAAGAGATAGCAGAAAATGCACTTCACGCCAGGGCGAGTGATATTCACATTGAGGCTCGCCCTTTAAGCAGCCTTGTACGTATTCGTGTTGATGGATTGCTACAGACTCAATACGAGTATCCGATTGAATTTCATGAACGACTCATCACTCGGATCAAAATACTAGCGCGTTTAGATATTGCGGAGAAACGCGTTCCACAAGATGGGCGTCTGTGTATCGGCTTCAATTTTTCAAAGCCCGAAATTGATTGCCGCGTCTCTTTACTGCCAACACTTTATGGCGAGAAGGCAGTTATTCGCATACTACAAAGTCAAATTGAGGAGCTCGACCTTAAAAAGATCGGCTTACTGCCTGAGCAGCTGGATCTCTTGCAAACTTCAATTGCCCAGCCAAACGGTCTCATTCTGGTGACTGGCCCAACTGGTAGCGGCAAAACGCGCACTCTCTATAGCTGCCTTAACAAACTTAATCAAACTCACCGCAATCTATGTAGCATTGAAGATCCCATTGAAATTCGTCTGCCTGGAGTCAATCAAGTGGCCTACCATCCACGTGCTGGCCTAGAGTTTTCAACCATCATCAAAGCCCTATTGCGTCAAGATCCTGATGTCATCATGATTGGTGAAATCCGTGATGCTGCTACTGCAAACCTAGCCATTCAAGCGGCACAAACTGGTCATCTTGTTCTCAGCACCCTTCACACGCGTGATGCAAGAAGCGCCCTGCCTCGACTTCAAAGCCTAGGCATAGAAAGAGACCTGCTCGAATCTTGCTTGCTGTGCGTCAGCTCACAACGTCTTGTCAGAAGCTGTTGCATTTATTGCAGAAAACCAAAACCTCATAAAGAATCTAATCAAACTATTGAACTTTGTAACGCCTGTAATGGAATTGGATACCTAGGTCGCGTTGGCGTTCATGAGGTTTTAAATGTCAAGCAGGTCTTAAATCCTTCATTGGCATATATCAGCATGAGCGAAGCCGGGGTACGGCATATTCATACGGGATTCATTGACGAAGCATCTTTGAGTGCGGAAGTTTGCCCATGGCACTGA
- a CDS encoding HlyC/CorC family transporter: MDNFFDDWPLYSQAALVLFLLALSGFFSMAETSMISSNRHRLRAMANSGNTGAALAEKLLKRIDSLLSVLLISNNLINTILPILVTGIALHLFGESGLVLSIATLVVALLIIVFSEITPKVIGAAFPEKIASNVGWLILPLTFLFAPLLWLINNFVSGLMKISGLQSSSDSRAMSKEELRSLVLESNRFVSNHHRNILLNLFNLENITVDDVMTPRSKIEVLDLSRPIDEVVQQLETCYHNKLPVCDGDSERIVGILSVKKALSLLGDSDLKHEDFRALLNEPYFIPTGTPVLQQMQFFQDNQQRLSLVVNEYGEVLGLVTFEDIVEELIGEFTTSFSDLSTDPRWLPDGTYLASGGASLRDLNRLLNLDLPLDGPRTLNGLILENLEAIPDHDVSIKIGGLVMEIVQFDDQGVKTVKLYRPKIDQDLA; the protein is encoded by the coding sequence ATGGATAACTTTTTTGACGATTGGCCCCTCTATAGTCAGGCAGCCTTAGTCCTATTTTTACTTGCGCTTTCTGGCTTCTTCTCTATGGCCGAAACCAGCATGATTTCTTCGAATCGTCATCGCCTGCGGGCGATGGCTAATAGCGGAAATACAGGGGCAGCTTTAGCGGAGAAATTACTCAAACGCATTGACTCATTGCTATCAGTTTTGTTGATCTCCAACAATTTGATCAACACGATTCTTCCAATTCTGGTTACTGGGATTGCCTTACATTTATTTGGCGAGAGCGGGCTTGTTCTATCTATTGCTACCCTAGTAGTCGCTCTGCTCATTATTGTGTTCAGCGAAATCACCCCGAAAGTCATTGGCGCAGCCTTTCCAGAAAAGATCGCATCCAATGTTGGCTGGTTAATTCTGCCACTGACATTTCTTTTTGCACCACTACTCTGGCTAATTAATAACTTTGTATCTGGATTAATGAAGATCTCAGGTCTGCAATCATCCTCCGACAGCAGAGCCATGAGTAAAGAGGAATTGCGCAGTCTTGTTCTGGAATCCAACCGCTTTGTGTCAAATCATCATCGCAATATTTTGCTCAATTTATTTAATCTAGAGAACATTACTGTTGATGATGTCATGACACCTAGGTCAAAAATAGAAGTGCTAGACCTATCTAGACCCATTGACGAGGTAGTTCAGCAACTAGAGACTTGCTATCACAATAAATTACCAGTTTGCGACGGTGATTCAGAGCGCATCGTCGGAATTCTGTCGGTCAAAAAGGCTCTATCACTATTAGGCGATTCCGATTTAAAGCATGAAGATTTCCGCGCCTTGCTCAATGAGCCTTACTTTATTCCTACTGGTACGCCAGTATTGCAGCAGATGCAATTTTTCCAAGACAACCAACAACGCTTGAGTTTAGTAGTCAATGAATATGGTGAAGTTTTGGGTTTGGTGACATTCGAAGATATCGTTGAAGAATTAATTGGCGAATTCACAACCTCCTTTTCAGATCTCTCTACTGATCCGCGCTGGTTGCCAGATGGAACCTATCTTGCCAGTGGTGGCGCCTCATTACGCGATCTCAATCGCCTCTTGAACTTAGATCTCCCGCTAGATGGCCCACGCACCTTGAATGGCCTTATCCTCGAAAATCTAGAAGCCATCCCAGATCATGATGTCAGCATCAAAATTGGAGGCTTAGTAATGGAAATTGTTCAGTTTGACGATCAAGGCGTAAAAACGGTCAAACTTTACCGCCCTAAGATTGATCAAGATTTAGCTTGA
- a CDS encoding methylated-DNA--[protein]-cysteine S-methyltransferase, giving the protein MPRTKDSATIKSASYCVIEAPFGRLGIATELVDGSLMLSKIDYLPATKALSSPQNALAKEVAKQCKAYFKDPNYQFDLPMKPSGTVHQQKVWQSIRKIPMGEAKTYGEIAGAIKSGPRAVGTACGANPFPLITPCHRVVSAQGIGGFMKENSPGLYRQIKTWLLRHEGVL; this is encoded by the coding sequence ATGCCTCGTACAAAAGACTCTGCAACTATCAAAAGCGCGAGCTATTGCGTGATTGAAGCCCCGTTTGGTCGATTAGGTATCGCGACTGAATTAGTAGATGGCAGTCTGATGTTGTCAAAAATTGACTATCTCCCTGCAACCAAGGCTTTGTCATCACCCCAAAATGCCTTAGCTAAAGAAGTGGCCAAGCAATGTAAAGCGTATTTTAAAGATCCGAACTATCAATTCGATCTCCCCATGAAGCCATCAGGGACCGTTCACCAACAAAAAGTCTGGCAAAGTATTCGGAAGATTCCGATGGGGGAGGCAAAAACGTATGGTGAGATTGCGGGTGCAATTAAGAGTGGGCCACGTGCAGTTGGCACAGCCTGTGGCGCAAATCCTTTCCCTCTAATTACTCCCTGCCATCGAGTAGTGTCTGCTCAGGGTATTGGTGGTTTCATGAAAGAAAACTCACCAGGGCTGTATCGCCAAATTAAAACTTGGCTACTAAGGCACGAGGGCGTACTCTAG
- a CDS encoding squalene/phytoene synthase family protein: MQSPTSSLTASPNFSQAQDLAYQKTILRSVSRTFALTIPLLPPAIEKVVGNTYLLCRIIDTIEDAANLSVSTKQELSKLFLDCVLERLPAQDFVDSCLVALRDYSNLDELDLIAHTPTVLRILHTCSREDQAAVSRCVSIMSDGMSYFHGKQTQAGLQDLKEFEKYCYVVAGVVGELLTTVFSNHSTTFSKSFQGKENLAIAFGQALQMTNILKDSPEDKARGVSWKPMDMSQSDLLQIAYEKLQDSLRYILLVPKQDSGIRRFCFLAFGLAVMTLSKIAQRTEFNNKNEVKLSRRTVMTFYSFTSIAVHSDLLMKIFFHCSSKTLRKMTKA, from the coding sequence GTGCAATCGCCTACATCAAGCCTAACCGCAAGCCCTAACTTCAGCCAAGCCCAGGATCTGGCTTACCAAAAGACCATTTTGCGGTCGGTATCTAGAACCTTTGCACTAACCATCCCCCTTCTGCCCCCTGCAATCGAAAAGGTCGTAGGGAATACCTATTTGCTTTGTCGCATCATCGACACTATCGAAGACGCGGCCAATTTAAGCGTCAGCACGAAACAAGAGTTATCAAAGTTATTTTTAGATTGTGTTTTAGAGCGATTGCCAGCACAGGATTTTGTTGACTCCTGCCTCGTGGCACTGAGGGATTACAGCAATCTCGATGAGCTAGATCTCATTGCACATACGCCAACGGTCTTAAGAATTTTGCATACTTGCTCCAGAGAAGATCAAGCAGCAGTAAGTAGATGCGTATCGATCATGTCAGATGGCATGTCTTATTTTCATGGCAAGCAAACCCAAGCGGGGCTTCAAGATCTAAAAGAATTTGAAAAATATTGCTATGTTGTTGCCGGCGTTGTCGGGGAGCTCTTAACAACGGTATTCAGCAATCACTCAACTACATTCTCCAAAAGCTTTCAGGGCAAAGAGAATCTGGCAATCGCTTTTGGCCAAGCACTACAAATGACCAATATCCTAAAGGACTCTCCTGAAGACAAAGCGCGTGGAGTTTCTTGGAAGCCTATGGATATGAGCCAATCCGATCTTCTGCAGATTGCCTATGAAAAACTACAGGACTCTTTGCGGTACATTTTGCTAGTTCCAAAACAAGATAGTGGAATAAGACGTTTCTGCTTTCTGGCTTTTGGCTTAGCTGTGATGACACTCAGCAAAATTGCTCAGCGTACCGAATTTAACAATAAGAATGAAGTGAAACTATCTAGAAGAACAGTGATGACTTTTTATAGCTTCACTAGCATAGCCGTTCACAGCGATCTATTGATGAAAATCTTTTTTCACTGCTCCTCTAAAACTCTTAGAAAAATGACTAAGGCCTAG